One stretch of Candidatus Bathyarchaeia archaeon DNA includes these proteins:
- a CDS encoding FmdE family protein translates to MSEFETYVKKVGDHHGHICFGIAMGTKMTLAAMKHLELDPHVKNKNLIVYAEIDRCMTDAIQVITGCTLGHRTLKYVDYGKFAVTFVNLTTGKAVRATIRESFEIKGSPEEVVDKMERTPESQIVNIQKVEVTIPETDLPGFPKRRANCSVCGERIMDGREVYLEEQVLCRACANGKYYTECKRE, encoded by the coding sequence ATGAGTGAATTTGAGACGTATGTAAAAAAAGTTGGAGACCACCATGGTCACATATGCTTTGGTATTGCCATGGGAACAAAAATGACTTTAGCCGCAATGAAGCATCTGGAACTGGACCCCCATGTCAAAAACAAGAACCTGATTGTGTATGCCGAAATTGACCGCTGTATGACCGATGCCATACAAGTAATCACAGGCTGCACTCTGGGTCATCGAACACTAAAATATGTTGATTACGGAAAATTCGCTGTCACCTTTGTAAACCTCACAACCGGCAAAGCAGTACGCGCTACAATTCGGGAAAGTTTTGAAATCAAGGGGTCCCCAGAAGAAGTTGTGGACAAAATGGAAAGAACGCCTGAGAGCCAAATTGTTAATATTCAAAAAGTAGAAGTAACTATTCCAGAAACTGATTTGCCGGGGTTCCCCAAGAGACGGGCGAATTGTTCGGTTTGTGGCGAAAGAATAATGGATGGCCGAGAAGTTTACCTTGAGGAACAAGTGCTTTGTCGTGCCTGTGCAAACGGCAAATACTATACTGAATGTAAGAGGGAATAA
- a CDS encoding Rossmann-like domain-containing protein produces the protein MVGRIVEEALEKIKPLIPELDTITVRQVVLGLGYTAVRLSSGHSGLCYTFQNEIAHATRHCQVSDLAGTLAGSSAMELAQKAKSWEISESVVGFAALNALSQIAMGRQPENYEVLDGDVLGYLGLTENDVAAMVGYIGPMVGSIRAKVKKLSILERTPSRRDEGILPDTACDQILPAADAVLITGTAIANGTIDHLLSLTTNAREIAIIGASAGILPQVLFDRGVTVVGSVKVTDPDKMMQVVAEGGGTPALKAAVQFISIKPKSKTQLPKEVVKQ, from the coding sequence ATGGTTGGTCGAATCGTTGAGGAAGCTTTAGAGAAAATAAAACCACTCATACCCGAACTTGACACGATAACTGTTCGGCAGGTTGTTTTAGGCTTGGGGTACACCGCAGTAAGGCTAAGCAGCGGGCACTCCGGTTTATGCTACACTTTCCAAAACGAAATAGCCCACGCAACACGACACTGCCAAGTGTCAGATTTAGCTGGAACCCTGGCGGGCTCATCTGCCATGGAGTTGGCTCAGAAGGCGAAATCGTGGGAAATAAGTGAAAGCGTGGTAGGGTTTGCCGCCCTAAATGCGCTTTCCCAAATCGCCATGGGACGTCAACCTGAAAACTATGAGGTTTTGGATGGTGATGTGTTGGGCTACCTTGGGCTGACCGAAAATGACGTTGCTGCGATGGTCGGCTACATTGGCCCCATGGTTGGGTCCATTCGGGCAAAAGTGAAAAAGCTCTCTATCCTCGAAAGAACGCCTAGCCGACGCGACGAGGGCATTTTGCCCGACACGGCATGCGACCAGATTTTGCCCGCTGCAGATGCAGTGCTGATTACGGGAACGGCGATAGCAAACGGAACAATTGACCATCTGCTGAGCCTCACCACAAACGCAAGAGAGATTGCCATAATCGGTGCGTCGGCGGGTATTTTGCCACAGGTTTTGTTTGATCGTGGCGTAACGGTTGTGGGCAGCGTCAAAGTCACTGATCCTGACAAGATGATGCAGGTTGTGGCGGAAGGCGGCGGAACACCTGCCCTCAAAGCGGCAGTCCAATTCATAAGCATCAAACCCAAATCAAAAACCCAATTACCAAAGGAGGTTGTAAAGCAATGA
- a CDS encoding P-loop NTPase: MKILLCGKGGSGKSTVAALLAKNLQADGYRVLVVDADESNYGLSAQLGLPDPKELLTQIGGKQALKGKLGVVLPSGEKAPVFSELWSIDDIPKACVSKSEGLCLLQIGKVKHYGEGCACPMGVLSKDFLNHLVLGPKDIALIDTEAGVEHLGRGVVGSVDLVFAILDPSYESLKLSEKISAMVNEAGKPVHFILNKVDEDSAEKMMKKLGKERVVGVIPFSRPVQEKGLTGEPLDLRLPSMAGVTSFVLRALQRTPST, translated from the coding sequence ATGAAAATTTTACTTTGCGGGAAAGGGGGCAGCGGAAAAAGTACCGTTGCTGCTCTTTTGGCAAAGAACTTGCAAGCAGACGGCTACCGTGTCTTAGTTGTGGACGCTGATGAATCAAATTATGGTCTAAGTGCCCAATTGGGTTTACCTGACCCAAAGGAACTTCTGACTCAAATCGGCGGAAAACAGGCTCTGAAGGGCAAACTGGGCGTAGTTCTTCCTAGTGGGGAGAAAGCGCCCGTTTTCTCTGAGTTATGGAGCATCGACGACATACCCAAAGCGTGCGTTTCAAAAAGTGAAGGGTTGTGTCTGTTGCAGATTGGGAAAGTGAAGCATTATGGGGAAGGCTGCGCTTGCCCCATGGGTGTGCTTTCAAAAGATTTTCTTAACCATTTAGTCTTAGGTCCAAAGGACATTGCCCTTATTGACACCGAAGCCGGAGTGGAGCATCTGGGCAGAGGCGTAGTCGGCAGCGTTGACCTAGTCTTCGCCATCCTTGACCCTTCTTACGAGTCCCTTAAGCTTTCTGAAAAAATATCCGCCATGGTAAACGAGGCAGGCAAACCCGTGCACTTCATCCTCAACAAAGTGGACGAGGACTCTGCGGAGAAGATGATGAAAAAGTTGGGCAAGGAGCGAGTTGTCGGGGTTATACCCTTCAGCAGACCTGTGCAAGAAAAAGGGTTGACTGGAGAGCCTCTTGACCTGAGGTTGCCCAGCATGGCTGGTGTCACCAGTTTTGTGCTTCGTGCTTTACAAAGAACACCAAGCACATAA
- a CDS encoding DUF1385 domain-containing protein: MATQKSKEQSLAVGGQALIEGVMMRDKNSMVMCVRNPKKEIVTAVEQLNPLGEKYKVLSLPFLRGIVTLFESFYLGMKSLMFSANTALEEETQGEGEDKGESVTFGWGMLAIIGVGVVGIMAVFFLLPFFLATWLHLEGIAFTIAEALIRLGMFVTYLAAIAQWGEFKRVLRYHGAEHKAINAYEAGVPLEVEHVRKYSRLHPRCGTSFLFIVLIISIVLFTLMPDYGYGWRIAYRILLIPVIAGISYELLRLSGKHRNNPVSRVLTAPGMAFQLLTTKEPSDDMLEVSIAAVKKVTEITAPEGPDTISASKRT; encoded by the coding sequence TTGGCTACTCAAAAAAGCAAAGAGCAGTCACTGGCAGTCGGCGGACAAGCCCTCATTGAAGGGGTTATGATGCGCGACAAAAACAGCATGGTTATGTGTGTGCGTAACCCCAAAAAGGAAATTGTAACCGCCGTGGAGCAACTCAACCCCTTAGGGGAAAAGTATAAGGTTTTGAGTTTGCCGTTTCTGCGTGGCATAGTCACGCTGTTTGAATCGTTTTATCTGGGCATGAAAAGCCTCATGTTTTCTGCCAACACCGCTTTGGAAGAAGAAACCCAAGGAGAAGGCGAAGACAAAGGCGAAAGCGTAACCTTCGGATGGGGAATGCTGGCGATAATTGGCGTAGGAGTAGTGGGGATTATGGCGGTGTTTTTCTTGCTGCCGTTCTTTTTGGCAACGTGGCTTCACCTTGAAGGCATCGCCTTCACCATCGCCGAGGCATTGATACGGCTGGGCATGTTTGTGACGTACCTGGCGGCGATTGCCCAGTGGGGCGAATTCAAACGGGTACTCCGTTACCATGGGGCGGAGCATAAGGCGATTAACGCTTACGAGGCAGGTGTTCCACTGGAGGTAGAGCATGTCCGCAAGTACAGCAGGCTGCACCCCCGATGCGGAACCAGCTTCCTCTTCATCGTGCTCATCATAAGCATTGTGCTGTTCACGTTGATGCCTGACTACGGGTACGGGTGGAGAATTGCCTACCGCATCCTGCTCATCCCCGTCATCGCAGGCATAAGCTACGAGCTTCTACGGCTTAGCGGCAAACATCGCAACAACCCAGTTTCCAGAGTGCTCACGGCGCCAGGAATGGCATTTCAACTGTTGACAACCAAGGAGCCCAGCGACGACATGTTGGAAGTTTCAATTGCGGCAGTGAAAAAAGTAACCGAAATCACAGCTCCAGAGGGACCAGATACAATAAGCGCCTCAAAGAGAACTTGA
- a CDS encoding tRNA (N(6)-L-threonylcarbamoyladenosine(37)-C(2))-methylthiotransferase, which translates to MKIHLRSFGCSANTADTETLTGCLTTAGYTLTDSETNADLIIYNTCAVKGPTENRIIDALKRIPTNKKVIVAGCLPLVSFERLSREVRFDGVVGPAAGETIVEVVRRVLSGETVIQLKDALAAMPRLNLPRAPVNPVVSIVPVNYGCLGSCAFCCVVHARGHLRSYPIPEIVQRVKTDLAAGAKEFWITSQDTACYGREGGTNLAALLKAVTAVKGDFRVRVGMMTPNLVTPFLSQLLEVYADPKVFKFVHLPVQSGDDQVLRRMRRFHTAAEFKQTVQAFREAFPEITVSTDVICGFPSETQAAFENTLMLLREVQPDVTNVSKFFARPNTAAWNMQAEAVEKSEIKRRSTEAAKVAKQASLERNQRWVGWRGKILVDERGKVEGSWIGRNFAYKPVTIKSNAELLGKVVLVQVEKAFSTHLTASIQ; encoded by the coding sequence ATGAAAATCCACCTACGAAGCTTCGGATGCAGCGCAAACACCGCCGACACCGAAACCCTAACCGGATGCCTAACCACCGCAGGATACACCCTAACAGACTCAGAAACAAACGCTGACCTAATCATCTACAACACCTGCGCCGTAAAAGGCCCCACCGAAAACCGCATCATTGACGCCCTTAAACGCATCCCAACAAACAAAAAAGTCATAGTTGCAGGCTGCCTACCGCTGGTAAGCTTTGAACGCCTATCTCGGGAAGTCCGCTTTGATGGAGTAGTTGGCCCAGCAGCAGGCGAGACCATTGTGGAAGTTGTTAGGCGCGTTCTAAGCGGAGAAACAGTAATTCAACTCAAAGACGCCTTGGCAGCCATGCCACGGTTAAACCTTCCCCGAGCACCGGTAAACCCAGTCGTAAGCATTGTACCCGTGAACTATGGGTGCTTGGGTTCCTGCGCGTTCTGCTGTGTCGTGCACGCCCGCGGACACCTCCGAAGCTATCCCATCCCCGAAATTGTCCAGCGTGTCAAAACAGACCTTGCCGCCGGAGCCAAAGAGTTCTGGATAACCTCGCAAGACACGGCATGCTACGGCAGAGAAGGAGGCACCAACCTTGCCGCCCTGCTCAAGGCAGTCACCGCGGTTAAGGGGGATTTTCGGGTGCGTGTGGGCATGATGACGCCTAACTTGGTCACTCCGTTTCTAAGCCAACTCCTTGAGGTGTATGCGGACCCGAAGGTTTTCAAGTTTGTACATTTGCCCGTGCAGAGCGGCGACGACCAGGTTCTGCGGCGCATGCGACGATTCCACACTGCAGCAGAGTTCAAGCAAACCGTGCAGGCTTTCCGAGAGGCATTTCCTGAAATCACGGTCAGCACCGACGTGATTTGTGGGTTCCCAAGCGAAACCCAAGCAGCATTCGAAAATACGCTGATGCTTCTGCGGGAAGTGCAGCCGGATGTGACAAATGTTTCCAAGTTTTTTGCCCGACCCAACACTGCAGCGTGGAACATGCAAGCAGAGGCGGTGGAGAAAAGCGAAATCAAACGCCGAAGCACAGAAGCAGCCAAGGTTGCCAAGCAGGCCTCGTTGGAGCGAAATCAGCGATGGGTTGGTTGGCGCGGCAAAATCCTGGTTGACGAGCGGGGCAAGGTAGAGGGGTCATGGATTGGGCGCAACTTTGCCTACAAACCCGTGACCATAAAAAGCAACGCCGAGTTATTGGGTAAAGTAGTGTTGGTTCAGGTTGAGAAAGCGTTCTCCACTCATTTAACGGCTTCAATACAGTAA
- a CDS encoding ribbon-helix-helix domain-containing protein, with protein MKLITLYLPETYIKALDQLVDECFYPNRAEAIRVAIRDLISTEVWRRKGVD; from the coding sequence ATGAAACTAATCACCCTATATCTTCCTGAAACGTACATAAAAGCTTTGGACCAGTTGGTGGACGAATGCTTCTACCCCAATCGCGCCGAAGCTATCCGCGTAGCCATCCGAGACTTAATCAGCACTGAAGTTTGGAGGCGAAAAGGAGTTGACTAA
- a CDS encoding DNA alkylation repair protein — protein sequence MEKAKTYPQQLLTMSTFVLGSIRQDLQASADPKTNASLQRFFKETVLSYGVKTATVKQIAKKYWREIKNLSKPEIFSLAEELFRSGYTEEAAVACVWLPNLVSQFEADDLATFRCWIEQYVDNWAKCDTFCNHTVGEYLEKFPQQVGELKNWAKSSNRWLKRASAVSLIVPAKQGKFLQQAFEISDLLLADGDDLVQKGYGWLLKEESRKHPQEVFDYVVRNRAVMPRTALRYAIELMPKDRKAQAMMKS from the coding sequence TTGGAAAAAGCTAAAACCTACCCGCAGCAACTTCTAACCATGAGCACCTTTGTACTTGGAAGCATCCGCCAAGACCTCCAAGCCAGCGCCGACCCGAAAACCAATGCATCTTTGCAGCGGTTCTTCAAAGAAACTGTACTTAGCTACGGCGTCAAAACCGCAACTGTAAAGCAAATTGCCAAGAAATACTGGCGTGAAATCAAAAACCTAAGCAAACCCGAAATTTTCTCGTTAGCTGAGGAGCTTTTTCGTTCAGGATACACTGAGGAAGCGGCTGTAGCTTGCGTTTGGCTGCCTAACCTTGTCTCGCAGTTTGAAGCCGATGATTTGGCGACATTTAGGTGCTGGATTGAGCAGTACGTCGATAACTGGGCCAAATGCGACACCTTCTGCAACCACACAGTCGGGGAATACCTTGAAAAATTTCCCCAGCAAGTTGGGGAACTGAAAAACTGGGCGAAATCTTCCAATCGTTGGTTGAAACGTGCCTCTGCGGTTTCGCTGATTGTTCCCGCCAAGCAGGGCAAGTTTTTGCAGCAGGCATTTGAGATAAGTGACTTGTTGCTGGCAGATGGAGATGATTTGGTGCAGAAGGGCTACGGCTGGCTGCTTAAGGAGGAAAGCCGCAAACACCCACAAGAGGTTTTCGACTATGTGGTACGCAACCGTGCTGTTATGCCCAGAACGGCTTTACGGTACGCCATTGAACTTATGCCCAAAGACCGTAAGGCCCAAGCTATGATGAAAAGCTGA
- a CDS encoding alpha/beta fold hydrolase, which produces MNEKTLKAAGYHCRAFISHAAGVPVVFLHGFSYTSEVWQRITVTDLLSEKKVPFLALDMPYGQKSECHPKTHDPEANVALAKAAIEETFGSQVPILVGASLGGGIALEYAARFPVKGLLLVAPARASEATLLQSYEQWQFPVRIIWGSEDHIISGEGMRNLAQRLPNAKLVTYLGAGHSAYLAEPEKFKRDLLELYAAAELT; this is translated from the coding sequence TTGAACGAAAAAACCCTAAAAGCCGCAGGTTACCACTGCCGCGCCTTCATCAGTCACGCCGCGGGGGTTCCCGTTGTTTTTCTGCATGGCTTCTCCTACACCAGCGAAGTTTGGCAACGAATAACCGTAACTGACTTGCTATCTGAAAAAAAGGTGCCCTTTCTGGCTTTAGACATGCCATACGGGCAAAAAAGCGAATGCCACCCCAAAACCCATGACCCTGAAGCAAATGTTGCCCTAGCTAAAGCAGCAATCGAAGAAACCTTCGGCTCCCAAGTGCCCATTTTGGTGGGGGCAAGTTTGGGCGGCGGAATTGCTTTGGAGTATGCAGCGCGGTTTCCCGTAAAGGGGCTGCTTTTGGTGGCTCCAGCGCGGGCTTCAGAGGCAACGCTTTTGCAGTCGTATGAGCAATGGCAGTTTCCGGTGCGAATAATTTGGGGCTCTGAAGACCACATCATATCTGGCGAAGGAATGCGTAACCTAGCCCAAAGGTTGCCTAACGCGAAACTCGTAACTTACCTTGGTGCTGGGCACTCCGCTTACCTTGCTGAGCCTGAAAAGTTCAAGCGTGATCTGCTGGAGCTTTACGCGGCTGCCGAACTAACCTAA
- a CDS encoding class I SAM-dependent methyltransferase, translating to MACHGGFALDEKTRREWYNPEQILRDIGLKENMVFMDIGCGPGFFTLLAAQTVGEKGVVYAVDADAKAIEKLKAQSQEKGLTNIRAKAAPAEETVFCTACADIVFYSMALHDFHDPLKVLENARKMVKPTGILANVDWKKTPMKFGPPDCIRFSEEKASDLMEKAGFSVQSVRDVGKHHYLVVGKP from the coding sequence ATGGCTTGTCACGGTGGCTTTGCTCTGGACGAAAAAACAAGGCGCGAATGGTACAACCCTGAACAAATCCTAAGAGACATAGGGTTAAAAGAAAACATGGTTTTTATGGACATAGGCTGTGGTCCAGGGTTTTTCACGCTTTTGGCAGCCCAGACGGTAGGAGAAAAAGGGGTAGTCTACGCGGTTGACGCCGACGCTAAAGCAATTGAGAAACTCAAAGCCCAATCCCAAGAAAAAGGCTTAACCAATATCCGAGCCAAAGCAGCTCCAGCAGAAGAAACAGTTTTCTGCACTGCCTGCGCCGACATTGTCTTCTACAGCATGGCGCTCCACGACTTCCATGACCCATTGAAGGTTTTGGAGAACGCCCGAAAAATGGTCAAACCCACAGGCATCCTTGCCAATGTGGACTGGAAAAAAACACCAATGAAGTTTGGTCCACCTGACTGCATCCGTTTCAGTGAAGAAAAAGCTTCAGACCTGATGGAGAAAGCGGGTTTTTCGGTTCAAAGCGTTAGAGATGTGGGAAAACATCACTATCTGGTAGTGGGCAAGCCTTAA
- a CDS encoding muconolactone Delta-isomerase family protein, with the protein MKFLIIQKINREVPVEKWAKLLPLQFKYFDELKKHGALEVVYHLIGQQGSMLTVNAESDEALSRIVGEDPMFFYMNREVYPLTTRENHEQRIRNLLQQQQ; encoded by the coding sequence ATGAAGTTTTTAATAATTCAGAAAATTAACCGCGAAGTTCCAGTAGAGAAATGGGCTAAGCTGCTTCCGTTGCAGTTCAAGTATTTTGATGAACTTAAAAAACATGGGGCTCTGGAAGTGGTGTATCATCTTATCGGGCAACAGGGCAGCATGCTAACCGTGAATGCTGAATCTGACGAGGCTCTCTCGCGAATCGTGGGCGAAGACCCCATGTTCTTTTACATGAACCGCGAAGTGTACCCGTTGACTACCCGCGAAAACCACGAACAAAGAATCCGCAATCTTCTCCAACAGCAGCAGTAG
- a CDS encoding uracil-DNA glycosylase family protein, which translates to MTNLTDLNKQIAKCKKCSLWKNAKNVVPGKGPSDAKIMLVGQNPGADEDQAGVPFIGRAGKFLDKVLAANGIDRGKLFVTNIVKHVTPNNRKPSPEEIAACVPHLLAQIEIINPQLVVLMGAVAWQTPRIAGIQYVETVHPSAAMRFTKMRARFMADFEAIWDLIQKNFKP; encoded by the coding sequence TTGACGAACCTGACTGACCTGAACAAGCAAATTGCTAAGTGCAAAAAATGCAGCCTGTGGAAGAACGCAAAAAACGTGGTGCCCGGAAAAGGTCCATCTGACGCAAAAATTATGCTTGTCGGGCAAAACCCTGGGGCAGACGAAGACCAAGCAGGCGTGCCTTTCATTGGCAGAGCGGGAAAATTCCTTGATAAAGTGCTGGCTGCAAATGGCATAGACCGGGGCAAACTTTTTGTAACTAACATAGTTAAGCATGTTACTCCAAATAACCGTAAGCCTTCACCTGAAGAGATAGCCGCTTGTGTACCCCATTTGCTTGCCCAAATTGAGATAATTAACCCGCAGCTTGTGGTTTTAATGGGTGCCGTGGCGTGGCAGACACCAAGAATTGCAGGCATCCAATACGTTGAGACTGTTCATCCTTCTGCGGCGATGCGCTTCACAAAAATGCGGGCGCGTTTCATGGCGGATTTTGAAGCTATATGGGACCTTATTCAAAAAAATTTTAAGCCATAA
- a CDS encoding EFR1 family ferrodoxin (N-terminal region resembles flavodoxins. C-terminal ferrodoxin region binds two 4Fe-4S clusters.), producing MSDIEIYYFSGTGNSLVIARSLAETLDAKLTPIVPFLKHNEVKTDATVVGLVFPIYDFKVPPIVDAFVQKISTLDSKYVFAVVTSGFLAQKALKKFAKTLLSCGGKLSFGFIVHMPNNGVVTDQMTPKIQKEIEQQWNAKLQKIAELVKSQQQGRIEATNFFSGFIFNGLFIRTLPKLLGLMSHVAVHGWSSLAFVSDENCNGCGTCTKVCPMDNITLVEGRPSWGKDCALCFACLQWCPKQAIQAGTFTVNKKRYHHPDVKISDIISQKQVPP from the coding sequence ATGAGCGATATTGAAATTTATTACTTCTCGGGGACAGGAAATTCTTTGGTTATAGCGAGAAGTTTAGCGGAAACATTGGATGCAAAACTTACGCCGATTGTGCCCTTCCTGAAACATAATGAGGTGAAAACTGACGCGACAGTTGTTGGGCTGGTCTTTCCAATTTACGACTTTAAAGTACCCCCAATCGTTGACGCGTTTGTCCAAAAAATCTCCACACTTGATTCGAAGTATGTTTTTGCGGTTGTAACATCGGGTTTTTTGGCGCAAAAAGCTTTGAAAAAATTTGCTAAAACTCTGCTTTCATGTGGCGGCAAGCTTTCTTTTGGTTTTATTGTGCATATGCCAAATAATGGCGTAGTTACTGACCAAATGACCCCCAAGATACAAAAGGAAATCGAACAGCAATGGAACGCAAAACTCCAAAAAATAGCCGAATTGGTGAAGAGCCAGCAGCAGGGGCGAATCGAGGCAACTAACTTTTTTAGCGGCTTCATTTTCAACGGTTTGTTCATTAGAACTCTACCTAAACTTTTAGGCTTAATGTCGCACGTTGCAGTGCATGGTTGGAGCTCGCTTGCTTTTGTGTCTGACGAAAACTGCAATGGCTGCGGCACCTGTACAAAGGTTTGCCCGATGGATAACATCACGTTAGTCGAGGGCAGACCTTCTTGGGGAAAAGACTGTGCGTTATGTTTTGCGTGTCTGCAGTGGTGCCCCAAACAGGCCATTCAAGCAGGAACCTTCACTGTAAACAAGAAACGATATCATCATCCTGATGTCAAAATCTCCGATATAATAAGCCAAAAGCAAGTCCCACCCTGA
- a CDS encoding radical SAM protein: protein MAQVSAEAIWNATPPHLQQLLDSGKLVAEHKKIRFYAPSFTYYKTSSFCGSSKEFPTISVTGVGCALNCKHCGGKVLQTMHAADTPEKLLALCEELKQDGAVGVLVSGGCLPDGSVPLGRFMPALAQIKRDLALTVFVHTGILNAEAARQLKQAGVDAALIDVIGSDQTIQEIYNLNVSVGQYEASLKALHDAEIPFVPHVVAGLHHGELKGEYTALKTILPYHPAAVVVISFMPIHGTAMAKTTPPKPLDIARTVATARVMFPQTPLVLGCVRPKGRHRTETDVLALKAGADGVAFPSESAISYAEKASFEVGFSRFCCAQIYRDLAGK from the coding sequence ATGGCTCAAGTTTCCGCAGAAGCAATATGGAACGCAACCCCTCCGCACCTGCAGCAGCTACTGGATTCGGGTAAGCTGGTTGCAGAGCACAAAAAAATCCGTTTCTACGCCCCAAGCTTCACCTACTACAAAACCTCCAGTTTCTGCGGCTCCAGCAAGGAATTCCCCACAATATCCGTCACTGGCGTCGGGTGCGCTTTGAACTGTAAACATTGCGGCGGAAAAGTCCTCCAAACTATGCATGCCGCTGACACACCCGAAAAGTTGCTGGCGTTATGTGAGGAACTGAAGCAGGATGGAGCAGTGGGGGTGCTGGTTAGCGGGGGATGCTTGCCTGATGGTTCAGTCCCACTTGGCCGCTTTATGCCTGCTTTGGCGCAGATAAAGCGGGATTTGGCTTTGACGGTTTTTGTGCACACAGGTATCCTTAACGCAGAAGCCGCACGGCAACTCAAGCAAGCGGGCGTGGATGCTGCGTTAATCGACGTTATAGGCAGTGACCAGACAATTCAGGAAATCTACAACCTGAACGTTTCCGTGGGGCAGTATGAGGCTTCCCTAAAAGCCTTACACGACGCCGAAATTCCCTTTGTGCCCCACGTAGTTGCAGGTTTGCATCATGGCGAACTTAAAGGTGAATACACGGCGCTCAAAACGATTTTGCCCTACCACCCCGCAGCCGTCGTGGTCATCAGCTTTATGCCCATTCACGGCACTGCCATGGCAAAAACCACGCCTCCAAAACCCCTCGACATAGCCCGAACGGTTGCAACTGCACGGGTCATGTTTCCGCAGACGCCTCTGGTTCTGGGCTGCGTGCGTCCTAAAGGCAGACACCGCACTGAAACGGATGTGTTGGCGTTGAAGGCTGGCGCGGATGGCGTGGCGTTTCCCAGCGAATCCGCCATCAGCTACGCGGAGAAAGCAAGTTTTGAAGTTGGCTTTTCAAGGTTTTGCTGTGCCCAAATCTACCGCGATTTGGCAGGCAAATAA
- a CDS encoding DUF998 domain-containing protein, producing MRKTDISAAAGMISPFFTYACIMVAIGSWKQFSWTDNALSDLGVQSGITAPVFNIGLIVGGILFVVFAAGMFRYMGKNVVGKAASVLLAVACIALVCIGIFNENFHPTHYIVSVMLFVFLPISMLTFVGAFWMEGKRKLSLFTLGLGLFAAAVWVLQLTLNYVPHVAIPEFTSGLAGSIWVIVLSWQMLKKPETPSYLPAKSR from the coding sequence ATGAGGAAAACAGACATCTCAGCAGCTGCAGGAATGATTTCACCCTTTTTCACTTACGCATGTATCATGGTGGCAATCGGCTCATGGAAGCAGTTCAGCTGGACCGACAATGCACTTAGCGATTTGGGCGTACAAAGCGGCATAACCGCACCAGTCTTCAACATAGGCTTAATCGTTGGCGGAATCCTGTTTGTGGTCTTTGCGGCAGGCATGTTCCGCTACATGGGCAAAAACGTGGTGGGCAAAGCCGCCTCAGTGCTTCTTGCGGTGGCGTGCATCGCGCTTGTCTGCATCGGCATTTTCAACGAGAACTTTCATCCAACCCACTACATTGTCTCAGTCATGCTGTTCGTGTTCTTGCCCATCTCCATGCTCACGTTTGTGGGCGCATTCTGGATGGAAGGCAAACGCAAACTCAGCCTCTTCACTTTGGGGTTAGGGTTGTTTGCAGCTGCAGTTTGGGTGCTACAGCTAACCCTAAATTACGTGCCACACGTTGCCATACCCGAATTCACTTCAGGCTTGGCAGGGTCAATCTGGGTGATAGTTTTGAGTTGGCAGATGCTCAAAAAACCAGAAACCCCGAGTTATTTGCCTGCCAAATCGCGGTAG